Proteins encoded in a region of the Magallana gigas chromosome 8, xbMagGiga1.1, whole genome shotgun sequence genome:
- the LOC105330333 gene encoding glutathione S-transferase theta-1, with translation MALKLYYDLGSQPSRAVFMFLKLNNIPFDEVFVSIGAGEHRQEEFRKINPFRRVPVIDDNGFVLTESVAILKYLAKKYKAPSHWYPENDTATTARIDEYMNWQHQNLRQNCAMLFQNLILIPRMKGMPIDWEKVKFYREKVAEMVKLLDQYFLKNNLYLCGDEITLADLLGVCELVQLVPVREQMMYKSNAKVKAWVDRVKSRLGSLFDQTHEVIFGMEAMFDPKVNSKM, from the exons ATGGCGCTAAAACTGTACTACGATCTAGGTTCGCAACCCTCACGAGCTGTGTTCATGTTTTTAAAGCTAAACAACATTCCGTTTGATGAAGTTTTTGTTTCCATTGGGGCAG GAGAGCACAGGCAAGAGGAGTTCCGAAAGATCAACCCCTTCCGGCGTGTACCCGTCATAGACGACAATGGATTTGTCCTCACCGAGAG TGTTGCgatattgaaatatttggcTAAGAAATACAAAGCACCAAGCCACTGGTATCCAGAGAATGACACTGCAACTACTGCCAGAATTGATGAATACATGAATTGGCAGCATCAAAATCTGCGACAAAACTGTGCAATGCTTTTCCAAAATCTG ATTCTGATACCAAGAATGAAAGGAATGCCGATAGACTGGGAAAAGGTCAAATTTTACCGGGAAAAGGTCGCCGAAATGGTCAAACTACTTGACCAATACTtccttaaaaacaatttataccTGTGTGGAGATGAAATAACTTTGGCGGATCTTTTAGGGGTGTGTGAACTGGTCCAGCTTGTCCCAGTTCGTGAACAGATGATGTATAAAAGCAACGCCAAGGTCAAAGCCTGGGTCGATCGCGTCAAATCGAGACTAGGGTCACTGTTTGATCAGACCCATGAGGTCATTTTCGGAATGGAAGCCATGTTTGACCCAAAAGTCAATTCCAAAATGTGA
- the LOC105330331 gene encoding uncharacterized protein, translating into MAEGGCTDFSESEQQLDLLNMETGECANPDLEPTAVVEQAEGREDKDLQLSAFLEKAKTDRMYELRQIQYGERPVTSTGHKNAIDSFFAKHLQVQEAKLESGKENVPANVEDVDEIRPETVVVEIQGLVEQQRVSSILGTAFRRRLENVIRGTLSSVSRAPRASSQTNSSHSNSPQSSQPSPQTATADVISRDGTSQVSRQSSNASTPSSLSRDGTPSWVPTPPRVSRDSTPAEPDVPYRPRSLEVLQRETERSRSNSIASSRSRSSINSTENVVPPPPAVHPPQMNIADISSIPLHVVEEMQREEFVQEISELVHRQLVTSTLQGNFRTTLELTMRDRLNGSDTDGQRVQEFVRSIQPTQPIIRNDFSHIGLPPQQPGADNWDNISVTSVSAHAVPYTQSNLYLSREMASLKAQVEEMKSMLKVSFDLQLDIQRAIRQEVAAAMSEKSDGTRETATSRQSRPVNDSHCLICLDKFSDSVLYQCGHMCVCYGCGRQLMSRNSNCPVCRAPIKDIIRTYRCNFD; encoded by the exons ATGGCAGAAGGTGGTTGCACAGATTTTAGCGAAAGTGAACAACAATTAGATCTATTGAATATGGAGACCGGAGAATGCGCGAATCCGGATTTGGAACCCACTGCCGTTGTGGAACAAGCAGAAGGGAGAGAGGACAAAGATCTGCAGTTGTCAGCGTTTTTGGAGAAGGCAAAAAC TGATCGTATGTATGAGCTGCGCCAGATCCAGTATGGGGAGAGACCAGTGACAAGCACAGGACATAAGAACGCCATTGACAGCTTTTTTGCCAAGCATCTTCAGGTCCAAGAGGCCAAGTTGGAATCAGGGAAGGAGAATGTTCCAGCAAATGTGGAAGATGTCGATGAAATTCGTCCAGAGACTGTAGTGGTAGAAATCCAAGGCCTTGTTGAACAGCAGAGGGTATCCAGTATTCTGGGAACCGCATTCAGACGACGCCTTGAGAATGTCATTCGTGGCACCCTGTCAAGTGTGTCAAGAGCACCGCGAGCTTCATCGCAAACAAATTCATCTCACAGCAACTCTCCACAATCATCTCAACCGAGCCCACAGACAGCAACAGCTGACGTAATATCTCGAGATGGAACATCTCAAGTATCTCGACAAAGTTCAAATGCATCTACACCTAGCAGTTTATCTCGAGATGGAACACCATCTTGGGTACCTACACCCCCCCGAGTGTCGAGAGACAGTACTCCGGCAGAACCTGATGTACCATACAGACCAAGGTCATTGGAAGTACTTCAGAGAGAGACTGAACGCAGTAGAAGCAACAGCATCGCCAGCTCACGAAGCAGATCTTCCATTAATT caaCAGAGAATGTGGTTCCACCTCCACCTGCTGTTCATCCTCCACAGATGAATAT TGCCGACATAAGTTCCATACCTCTCCATGTTGTGGAGGAAATGCAGCGCGAGGAATTTGTACAAGAGATCAGTGAACTGGTTCACCGTCAACTGGTTACCTCTACCTTGCAAGGAAACTTCCGAACTACGCTGGAACTGACCATGAGG GATCGCCTGAACGGTTCAGACACTGACGGACAGCGAGTGCAGGAGTTCGTGCGATCGATACAACCAACGCAACCAATCATCCGCAACGACTTCTCCCACATTGGGCTTCCTCCACAGCAGCCAGGGGCAGATAACTGGGACAACATTTCTGTGACCAGTGTTAGTGCTCATGCAGTGCCCTACACACAG tCCAATCTGTACCTCAGCCGGGAGATGGCCAGTCTGAAGGCCCAGGTGGAGGAGATGAAGTCCATGCTCAAGGTCAGCTTCGACCTTCAACTTGACATCCAGCGGGCCATTAGACAGGAAGTGGCGGCGGCCATGTCAGAAAAGTCAG ATGGGACACGTGAGACAGCGACCTCCAGGCAGTCTCGACCAGTCAACGACTCACACTGCCTGATTTGTCTGGACAAGTTCTCCGACTCCGTGCTCTACCAGTGTGGTCACATGTGCGTTTGTTACGGCTGTGGTCGGCAACTCATGTCCCGTAACTCCAACTGCCCTGTGTGCCGAGCTCCAATCAAGGACATTATTCGCACTTATAGGTGTAATTTTGACTGA
- the LOC105330332 gene encoding coiled-coil domain-containing protein 172 isoform X2 — MSTNLDDLFNQIIHSELHAQQKKKYLHDLKCRIQSTLARGGGLQKKYNELKKELMFKTDMQNQGEKARELFCQVVMTFIQNYGLQSNGHDRRKEEQKQALVKARLTEDDLKSELERITEKKRAVQELRAQLDREKQTSQGLQKTMKELDQQLRQLREQTGILSARKSELNAIPHRDPEFLSLNKELESLNEVSMESKCTTLQHELQRLQQIWWQKEIRERKWAVTSSQPKASANEKLPMNEEEASVNKMTVSNFERE, encoded by the exons ATGTCAACGAATTTGGACGATCTGTTTAATCAGATTATACATTCTGAACTACATGCACAACAGAAGAAGAAGTATCTTCATGACT TGAAGTGCAGAATTCAATCAACTTTAGCAAGAGGAGGTGGGCTACAGAAAAAGTACAATGAACTGAAAAAGGAACTGATGTTTAAA ACTGACATGCAAAACCAGGGGGAGAAAGCTAGAGAACTGTTTTGTCAAGTTGTAATGACATTTATACAGAATTATGGGTTACAAAGCAATGGTCATGATCGCAGAAAGGAGGAGCAGAAACAAGCCCTAGTGAAGGCTAGGCTCACTGAAGATGACCTCAAATCAG AGCTTGAAAGAATCACCGAGAAAAAGAGAGCAGTTCAAGAACTGAGAGCACAACTTGACAGAGAAAAGCAAACTTCCCAGGGTCttcaaaaaacaatgaaag AACTTGACCAACAGCTTAGACAACTCAGGGAGCAGACTGGTATCCTCAGTGCAAGGAAGTCGGAACTAAACGCTATTCCGCACAGAGATCCAGAGTTCTTAAG CTTGAACAAAGAACTGGAGAGTCTAAACGAAGTTAGTATGGAGAGCAAGTGTACTACATTACAGCACGAGCTCCAGCGCCTACAGCAGATCTGGTGGCAGAAGGAGATACGGGAACGTAAGTGGGCCGTGACGTCATCACAACCAAAGGCCTCAGCAAATGAAAAG TTACCAATGAATGAGGAAGAAGCAAGTGTTAACAAAATGACAGTATCAAACTTTGAAAGAGAATAA
- the LOC105330332 gene encoding coiled-coil domain-containing protein 172 isoform X1, producing MSTNLDDLFNQIIHSELHAQQKKKYLHDLKCRIQSTLARGGGLQKKYNELKKELMFKTNLLIQEEVNLNTEENKEKILQEKVSALEKEKDDISKYVTDMQNQGEKARELFCQVVMTFIQNYGLQSNGHDRRKEEQKQALVKARLTEDDLKSELERITEKKRAVQELRAQLDREKQTSQGLQKTMKELDQQLRQLREQTGILSARKSELNAIPHRDPEFLSLNKELESLNEVSMESKCTTLQHELQRLQQIWWQKEIRERKWAVTSSQPKASANEKLPMNEEEASVNKMTVSNFERE from the exons ATGTCAACGAATTTGGACGATCTGTTTAATCAGATTATACATTCTGAACTACATGCACAACAGAAGAAGAAGTATCTTCATGACT TGAAGTGCAGAATTCAATCAACTTTAGCAAGAGGAGGTGGGCTACAGAAAAAGTACAATGAACTGAAAAAGGAACTGATGTTTAAA ACAAATTTATTGATTCAAGAAGAGGTCAATTTGAACACTgaggaaaacaaagaaaaaatcctgCAAGAAAAAGTTTCAGCTCTAGAGAAGGAAAAAGACGATATTTCTAAATATGTA ACTGACATGCAAAACCAGGGGGAGAAAGCTAGAGAACTGTTTTGTCAAGTTGTAATGACATTTATACAGAATTATGGGTTACAAAGCAATGGTCATGATCGCAGAAAGGAGGAGCAGAAACAAGCCCTAGTGAAGGCTAGGCTCACTGAAGATGACCTCAAATCAG AGCTTGAAAGAATCACCGAGAAAAAGAGAGCAGTTCAAGAACTGAGAGCACAACTTGACAGAGAAAAGCAAACTTCCCAGGGTCttcaaaaaacaatgaaag AACTTGACCAACAGCTTAGACAACTCAGGGAGCAGACTGGTATCCTCAGTGCAAGGAAGTCGGAACTAAACGCTATTCCGCACAGAGATCCAGAGTTCTTAAG CTTGAACAAAGAACTGGAGAGTCTAAACGAAGTTAGTATGGAGAGCAAGTGTACTACATTACAGCACGAGCTCCAGCGCCTACAGCAGATCTGGTGGCAGAAGGAGATACGGGAACGTAAGTGGGCCGTGACGTCATCACAACCAAAGGCCTCAGCAAATGAAAAG TTACCAATGAATGAGGAAGAAGCAAGTGTTAACAAAATGACAGTATCAAACTTTGAAAGAGAATAA
- the LOC105330330 gene encoding tripartite motif-containing protein 2 isoform X1: MDPQCRAQDVLRCSICAVSIPSMHCDVCNSCLCKSCVGEHLSDLSKSHKVVPFEQRSSTPNYPTCTQHTSRQCELFCEQCKIPICVQCASSQDHRRHEFVNIMTIFERKNKDLQEDLKELEKSIYPNHQKFASNIQIKKANLKEKTNVLTTDIDTQGEIWHREIDAVVNILKSKIHEIESYQIGVLDKQQEEINQIIFEIQQVIINLKKVLVSNDMSFVFSNKSRNTEFRNLPPEVNVSLPRFHSQKIDTKKLQEQFGSLSSMSDSMYENEFAMGNLVSDVNAENENEFTINTTGKEASMPKEPKIIVARNAGQGVLNSLVCLNDNEIWTSGQDSTIKLYNLQGELLSSIQTKSGNWPWDIAITKSGDLLYTDPKDRTVNKVRSNQIQVVTRLESWWTPRSICGTHTGDILVLEVSYDEKQTQVVRYTDSSKKQTIRVNSNGKPLYSFGYYNKFICENKNLDICVSDYGAGAIVVVNQTGKLRFIYTGSPGTTERLFFPSGIATDSQSQILTAESNSQCIHIIDQDGQFLRDIKHNDLHFPRVLCMNNSGNIFVAEWEAQVFDVGVQETETSRRLNLENGANYKLFVTKDSIDLGDFNRQEIKIKWPLKYIRRYGFHTRNLFMLEAGRRCETGEGCFNFFIDRNQKELKMAIDNAAYDQSEGAFSVKFRTLRK, encoded by the exons ATGGATCCTCAGTGCAGAGCGCAAGATGTCTTACGGTGCTCCATCTGTGCAGTCTCTATCCCCTCGATGCATTGTGATGTTTGTAATAGCTGTCTGTGTAAAAGCTGTGTTGGTGAACATCTTTCAGATTTGTCGAAATCTCATAAAGTGGTGCCCTTCGAACAGCGGAGTTCTACCCCTAATTATCCTACTTGTACGCAGCACACTTCCAGGCAGTGTGAACTTTTTTGCGAACAATGTAAAATTCCTATTTGTGTGCAATGTGCATCTTCTCAAGATCACAGGCGCCATGAATTTGTTAACATTATGacaatttttgaaagaaaaaataaagactTGCAAGAAGATTTGAAAGAATTAGAAAAATCAATATACCCTAATCATCAGAAATTTGCATCAAACATCCAAATAAAAAAGGCCAACCTTAAAGAAAAGACAAATGTATTGACAACAGATATTGACACTCAGGGAGAAAtctggcacagagaaatagacgcTGTCGTCAATATTCTAAAATCTAAAATTCACGAGATAGAATCCTATCAAATTGGTGTGCTAGATAAACAACAGgaagaaataaatcaaattatttttgaaatacagCAAGTCattattaatttgaagaaaGTGCTTGTCTCAAATGATATGTCCTTTGTCTTCAGTAACAAATCCAGGAATACGGAATTTAGGAACTTGCCGCCTGAAGTCAACGTTTCCTTACCGAGGTTCCATTCTCAGAAGATTGATACAAAAAAGCTTCAAGAACAATTTGGTTCTCTATCATCGATGTCTGATTCAATGTACGAGAATGAATTCGCAATGGGAAATCTGGTGTCTGATGTAAATGCAGAAAACGAGAATGAATTCACAATAAATACTACAGGAAAAGAAGCCTCGATGCCTAAAGAACCGAAAATCATAGTTGCTAGAAACGCCGGTCAAGGGGTCTTGAATAGTTTGGTTTGCTTGAATGACAATGAAATTTGGACATCTGGTCAAGACAGCACCATAAAGCTTTACAACTTGCAAGGTGAATTACTTTCGTCAATTCAAACCAAATCAGGAAACTGGCCTTGGGATATAGCAATCACAAAGAGTGGAGACCTCTTGTATACTGACCCAAAAGATAGAACTGTGAATAAAGTAAGGAGTAATCAGATACAGGTGGTGACAAGACTAGAAAGTTGGTGGACACCACGATCAATATGTGGAACTCACACTGGTGACATCCTGGTTCTGGAGGTCAGTTATGATGAAAAACAAACACAAGTTGTGCGCTACACCGACTCATCCAAAAAACAAACCATTCGTGTTAACAGTAATGGCAAGCCTCTCTATTCCTTCGGGTACTACAACAAATTCATTTGTGAAAATAAGAACCTAGATATATGTGTATCTGACTATGGAGCAGGTGCAATAGTTGTAGTGAATCAGACCGGTAAACTGCGGTTTATATATACTGGTTCTCCGGGTACTACCGAGAGATTATTTTTTCCAAGTGGCATCGCAACAGATAGCCAGAGTCAGATCCTGACTGCAGAGAGTAACAGCCAGTGTATTCACATCATAGATCAAGATGGACAGTTCCTCCGCGATATTAAACACAACGACCTACATTTTCCTCGTGTTCTGTGCATGAACAACAGCGGAAATATTTTCGTTGCCGAGTGGGAAG CACAAGTGTTTGATGTTGGCGTGCAGGAAACTGAAACTTCAAGAAGACTGAATTTGGAAAACGGTGCAAATTACAAACTCTTTGTCACTAAGGATTCAATAGACCTTGGCGATTTCAACAGACAAGAAATCAAGATTAAGTGGCCGCTTAAATACATACGCCGATATGGCTTTCACACCAGGAATCTCTTCATGTTGGAAGCAGGAAGGCGATGCGAGACCGGTGAAGGctgtttcaatttctttatagaCAGAAATCAAAAAGAGTTAAAAATGGCCATAGACAATGCAGCTTACGATCAAAGCGAGGGGGCGTTCTCTGTTAAATTCAGGACGCTTCGGAAATAA